The genomic interval ATTATCATAGTATGTATATATTCGGAAGTAGTTGCCAGATTAATGCAAACTCCGGTTTCGGTATTTGTGATCTGTGTAATTATTCCCTTAGTTCCGGGTCGTACATTATACTATGCAATGAATGCCTATATAAATGGGCAAACATCTCAAGCATCGAGGCTAATTTTTGATACGCTAATGATTTCCGGAACCATTGCAATTGCCATCGCAATAGTGGCTTCTGCAACTCAATTGTTCATGCGATTGAGACAACGATGATTAACAAGGAGTTAATAATAATATGAATAAATCTGTAAAACAAAAGCAATTAGAAGAAAGAATCCTAAAACTTCTCACGGGAAAAGCGCTAAAAACTGCTGAGATTCTTTTTGACGATCCTGAGCTTCAAGCCATGCAAGAATATGCTAACATCGTTTCCATAAAAAGACTAGGCTACAATGATCACGGACCAGTGCACATGCGCAAAGCTACCATTAATGCAATCAAGATGTTCAAGCTCTTAAACGATGCTGGCATCCTGATGAACCTTGAGAAAGAACGGGTAGGCAGCGCAAACGATTCTTTGGTGGGTGTAATTATGGCATCTCTACTACATGATTTGGGTATGACAATAGCTCGGGATAGCCATGAATTTTTAAGTATTCAGATCGCTACCCCATATATCAATAAAGTGTTGGATTCCATACACGAACCGGATGAGTATAACCTCAAGGCGGCAATCCGTTCCATCGCCATTGAAGGCATTTTTGGACACATGGCAACCCACAAAATTCATTCTCTGGAAGCCGGATTGGTGCTTATCGGCGACGGTAGCGATATGGAAAAAGGCAGAGCACGCATTCCCGCTATGCTATCCACAAAAGTCCGTCCTGGAGATATTCATCGCACTTCAGCTTCTGCCATCCAGAAAGTACGCATCATTAAAGGCGAAGAAAA from Candidatus Cloacimonadota bacterium carries:
- a CDS encoding threonine/serine exporter family protein — encoded protein: MMRPFDLLTLMQFAWAFLAILGFSVRSNLRGIRILFTSLGGGICWASYLIVLYYTKSMLLSVFIAIIIVCIYSEVVARLMQTPVSVFVICVIIPLVPGRTLYYAMNAYINGQTSQASRLIFDTLMISGTIAIAIAIVASATQLFMRLRQR
- a CDS encoding phosphohydrolase is translated as MNKSVKQKQLEERILKLLTGKALKTAEILFDDPELQAMQEYANIVSIKRLGYNDHGPVHMRKATINAIKMFKLLNDAGILMNLEKERVGSANDSLVGVIMASLLHDLGMTIARDSHEFLSIQIATPYINKVLDSIHEPDEYNLKAAIRSIAIEGIFGHMATHKIHSLEAGLVLIGDGSDMEKGRARIPAMLSTKVRPGDIHRTSASAIQKVRIIKGEEKPIRIEVEMNASVGFFQVEEVFFPKINISPVKPFIELFAGVTDREQLRYL